In Cryptomeria japonica chromosome 1, Sugi_1.0, whole genome shotgun sequence, the sequence CAGTTTTATGTGGCCTCGATTGGTCTTTTGgccttgttttttgtttgtttctaTCTTGTTACATATTTATAAAATGCTATGGAGTCATTTCAGAGCCCAGTTTTACTTGTATAATTTTTTTTCCCTTGTTTCAAAATGTATGTTCATAGCCTAACTAGAGGGGAAATTATTTTTTTTCTTAAGAAAAGAAGAAGCCAACTAAACCTAGTTCAATGCGTTCAAATAAtttgttagttttttttttaatctaattgCATGCTAAATAATCAAACTATCTATCAAACATATCCAAGACGTGATCATGCTCAAAGTATAAAACATTAATTTAGAGAGTTTAGTAatcttatatttaaaaattaacaaaatatatgTATGACCTccatttgtatatatataaaaaatcatgtTTATTAAtccaaaatatatttattaatatttgtgTAATCATGTACTACAATgataaagaaaaaagaagaagagcatGAATCCTAACCcaagataaaacaaaaaaaaagtcgTAAAAATTATACAAGGAAGGTAAGGAAAATGGAATTTATTTATATGATGTTTAATGATCCAAAGAATAATATTAGTCATGATGTTAAGAATGGACATACTaacaaaaaattgaagaagttaaaaTCTAGATTGGATCCTAAGAATCACATAAAGTAGACAAAGAAATTTGTATCATCATTGAAATAAGGAATAAAGGTGGAGATAAAGAATAATTTGAATTTTATAAGAGAAACCAAGTTGTACCACTATTGAGGAAAATTGTACAAAATAAGAGAGGAAAGAAatgaatttataaaattaaaatataaataaagaaaACAATGATAAGTGGCATTGATACTAGTTTATAATAATCTATcttagttttgaaaaaaaaaattaagatgattatttaaaaaaattatgattgtCCACAACTATACCTATAAAGTTGGGTGAATAAGTGCTTAAAATAAAagtaatagaaaatataaaataaaaattcctttggTATACTGATGGAATAAAAGTATATGCAATTTATTggcacctttgatgttgtgagcttAGGTATACTTGTATCTTAGGCTCATTATCTTGATGAAGAAGATAAAACTACAAATACAATTCAATAATGAGTCTAATATAATATCAAGGTACATTAAAGAGAATCAAATTTTTCCATGGTAAGTgatgttgttgcaccaaaatatcgacctattaatgcttgaGACAACTACGAGATTTAATTAATCCAAAGAAGTGGCTAATCCTCTGCACACCACAATGTGATTAAGggagcacaccttgcaacaatccccctcccaagtgcaagtgaggggtttgaacctatgaacTAGGCTTTGGTACCACTTGTTAGAAACATAATTGCAATTGCACCACAAGATTGACCCGTTAATGCTCGACACAATTGCAAGATTTAAtgaatccacaagaggcagttaagccatgtcgcaaatccgagcattgcattgcacatcacaaggagaccaagTTCACACACCTTGCAATAGTTCCTACCATGCCAAATGCTCATTTTTAGCAAATAAGaaattttatttcattcttttgatggactaaatGATATGAGAGAAGTTTCTAAGATTGCCTATCTTAACTTTTTATTGAAATGTTTAAAattatttatgtttaatttttaaaaattatttaaaactcCTATTGGTATTCCACATAAAGAAACATGGAGCATGTGACTCATTTCTTGTCCAAATCTCCTCTAGAAAATATTGGCATGTACAGGAAAATATTTATGAACAATAATGAAATAACGTGAAACAAATTCAAGTGTTATTGGAGAAAGGGATCAAAAGCCCAACTATTTCACCATGTTATCACGAATTTTCATGGGACAAAATAAGGATGAAGCTTAAATAATTTGTATAGATCATTATAGAACCATGACCACAATAACCATCAAGAGTAGGTACACAATACCGAGTGCACAAATTACATGTTGGATCAACTTTGGTATTTTAGTTATTTTATAGTTTTTGATGTCAAACACACATCCCATAATGAATGGAGGAGGGCATGCATGTGATACAACCTATAAAATAAATCacctttttattaatatttatagtaTACGATGAAAATTGGAATGATAAaaattattgtaaaaccataaaagaTACAACCAcacaaaccctagttctacaataaaaaaatccaccatacaccaatgaagaaacctaataCATGCAAAACATCAAAATAGAAAGATTGTACTATACACATGCCTAgtagggtttgatcttcattgtctcctatctccattgatcttgtttgatatgattgctctcagattttatgtgtgcacaagagctcaacaaagaacatattgTGGTTGTGTAGTTTGATTTCTTGAAGGTTGATTGATTGCATTCGTTAGGGATATGAAAGGATGAAGGGATCcccttatatagagaacaccttagaaaatggaggaataagattaaGATGTGAAATGATAattggtcagctaggattaaatggtaggtggagaaaataataaaataataagagggtagttagtttaaatgaaaagataaatgacatgtgccatgtggagggaaaaagctaatgaattaattaaataaatgaagatctatttattaatagaggaagtgagatcaattaaataaataaaatatgtatttaatttagggaaaggataatttaaataaataaaaaaatatttatttaaataggaaaaaCTATAAaaagataagtgaattaattaaataaataaaaatctatttaattaatagaaggcttaggataaaataattaaatcaataaaaatatttatttaattaggacatGACAATTTCAAGTGTCTACatttactaatttagataatttattttcaatagaattatgagaaaatttaaaaataattataaaacatataaaataatttatttatttttacttatgACTCAATTCTATCTAATATTATGCTTTTATAATtatatacaattttatttttttcaaagatttaattaagaatttcatttttattttaaaaaataaaataaaatgatacaaTTAAATATACCCAACACAAGGGAATCAAGTTCTAAGTTAAAATCCCATTCAAAGGAAATAATCTCTTGTATTAATTACACAATACCAATTCATACATGAAATTTTTTAAATCAACTTTTTACTCACTTTCAAATAGAATAGTAAGAAGATTACCTCTAGGAACGGTGATGAATAAAGATTTGAAATTACTAAAAAACTTCCTTATTTTCCCATTTCATATAGACAATTTAAAAAGGAGATACTTCTAATAACTTAAAATCTCTATTTTCAAAATACCTTCTAAGGAATTGAGTTCTTCTATTATTTTCCCCTAGTATGATTGGTGTTTTAGGTTGATGTTTTAGGAGTTTAGTACTGTTGCGAGGATTAAGCTATGTatatttttagtttatgttttatggTTAGGTATTTATGCTTTATTGGGCTATGAAGGTCAAGTTATGTAAATTTTCTGTTATATCAATAGAAGGAGCTACTTTCGTAAGGTGGagcttaataaattaaaaaatatatatatataaaataagttattaaaatttatgtaaaaaaaaaatgtaaatcatttttaaaaaaatctacaTAAAAAAGCTCAAAAACCATTAATTCACAACATCTTCAAATTAATAATGATTAATTTTTTACGGGTGATTAAGGGTAAAATTTTGATTGAAAATGTTGATTTCAATAACCCACTTTAACCAAAAAATGAGACACTATAGTAGGATCACCCTAGATCGTGACAACAAAAAAATGCATCTATCACTTTCAAACAAATATTAAGCCGTACATTTAGATATAAAATCCAACATAAATTAGTTTTAAAATAACCAATTAAGGGGTTAAACAATACCACAATTTCACTGGCTATACAAGTAAACTCTATATATAGAACCTAGATGtaacatattttaaaattaaaaaaatgaagtacataagaagaagaaattCTTCTCAAGCCTTCTTATAGTTGTAAATTTTAAATTGCCTCTAACCATATGATTGgataaaaaagaaaagaacaaacctcaaagttaaaaataaaatgaaatacaatTAAGGATGCAATAATATAGAACATTCAACATTATACAGACACAATTTAAGATTTAAAGTAAGTAATTTGAATTTAAATGGAATGGAATTCAAAGACCCAAAAAAATATTGTCATAAATTTTAATAGAGTTCAAAGTGCAAAAAAAACAAATCTAAAGAACAactcaaaacaaataaaaaaatatatttaaatcccACTCTAGATTATACAAAAATACAGGAAAATAACATACTACAAAAACCAACTTCACTAAACTTACAAAAAAATCATTCATCTATAAAATGCATTCAAACTTGAAAAAAGACTGTCTGAACTCAAATGATTAGAAGAAGTTATATAATTTCACTACAAATAATAGATATTATAGAATTGATAGAGATGTGCATAAATCGACACACATGTGTGGGTTTCAACATATATCTATTTATCTAATGATTTATACTAATTGTAAGAATTGTCTATGAAGGTAaacacccaagatctagaggcctaatggaaagaACGACATGAGAAGATCAATgtaacaagaataaattgtattcttatcaagaaaggaatagaatgaaattgatggaaagataatacataggagaccccttggttaagTAGGCCAAGGTGAGACATATTAAGGCATAAGATTATGAGACATATTAAGGCATAATATTATGACAAGTGTCTTGATCTTATGACATGATACATAATGTGATAACTCATCATCTGGACCTGAAGTAGAAAAGTGATAGAGTGATATGTCCacaaaaggtggatcacccacctcaGGTGGAAAAGTGATAACATGATAAAACTAATAAAGGTGGAAGTTCCACATGAGCTGGATAGTGATAACATGGCAAGTCCACTAAAGGGGAAATTTTTTTATGTGGTCCCTAAGTAAATTTAAGTGAAAGGTGTAATTAGAATCTAGGTGAAGAACTAACAAGGTacaacaccttaattacaccaacacccccccttaagtgcaacttagggagagtGTACACTAATACAAACAatacaagatgggtctcgactactaggccatgctaggtacctatggacaaatgcaatgcaatctctcacaaacggagaaaaggagacAACCTAGCGAGAAAAAACTCcttcccaaaagagatgaaaatataaaatactatatctgtcaagtagtcatcccaatgaactataTCTGGAAGACAATGCATGTCCTGCTACACTATATTAGAAGAAGCCAACACTATAGCAACATAAGCATCATTGAGAGAAACAACAAATGTGATCTCAATAGGAGGAGAtggaatgcaaggctcaagaattggatcacatgtgagaatacccaagttcaagtaaccaaatttCTCCTAAATATACACTAGAAGTGTGATCATTATCTAAAAAATCAAAGTCATCAATAGGATTGAAGTTTGAATAGgagtacaatcgagatgcatgatccaccaccccaataGAAATGGTAGCTTCACTCTCCAAGTCTTTGATGATAACTTAATAAAGATTGAATTCCACAGCCTTCCTTGTTgcaccatgagtgatttgatagttGGAAATGAGATTGTTTGCcaagtgaggtacacacaacacatcattgaaggtgcCATCCCCAATATCAATATATCCCTTCCCAATTACATTCATATACGTATGATTGCCTATCAAAATAGGTGATaagttgcaaggctcaaatgatgagaacatagattgcaaagatgccatatgatgagaagctcctaaatCTAGAATCTATCTCCCataatcatgacttgtagtagcacaaagagcttgtcctttgttCTTACTTGCCCCAAAAGTGTGACACATAGATCTCACAATTAGCTTTCATATTTTACACCATAAATATCATGATGCACCACACATTTTCTGATCACAAAAGGATAAAAATTTTAATAGCACTTGACTAACACACACAAAAATTGAGAAACATATTCTCATAAATTCACCATATCAAATCAATCTTTTAGAAGATTATTACTCGTTTGAAAATGCTCATGTGTATGACAAAATTAAGAATATTGAAGTTGAAAGTTTCAATATCattttaaagatttagttttaaaTTCAATGCATGCAATTATAGAAAAGTTATTCTCTACAATATTTCATAGTAAGTTAAGTTGACCTATGAGTTTAGGGCTACCATCATGACAATGTCATTAGATTTGTTTTtcctttatattctattttatcatAAATTTCACAAAAGAATACAaaatacttttaatttttaattaattaatttaaaaaaataaaaatcaacaaTACATTTTGATTTACTAGATAGCTTTACTAAAGGCGCAAATATCTACATAGGAAGTAAGCATTTAGTCGGGTTAAACACGCAACGTCTAACCAGGCTCAGATTGCACCTTTCACTGTACTCTGATAGTCAAAGATGCAATCTGGTCTACGAAAGTTACTGGAAATTGTGGTGTTCTGGTCAAAGAATTCATTTCATTTTTAACCAGCGGGGCCCCATATTCTTCCCTCTAAGATAGAATATGCCGGCGGCTGCGActtttgttctttcctcttcatttccatttcttcttcttataTCATGGAGACTCTGGTTTAATTCTGGTCGTTTAACTTGGGTATGAAATATGAATGACCCAGCAGCTGATATGGAGCGCCACACTGGAGAAATCTGTGCAGATAGCATGTTCGAGAGCGGAGAAGAAGAACTCGCCGGACAGGCAGAGGCATGGAAATACACATTTGCGTTTGTGGAGTCTTTGGCAGTAAAGTCGGTCGTTTTGCTCGGAATCCCTGACATCATTGCACGCCATGGCCCCAAAGCAACGCTTTCCCTCTCACAAATCGCAGCGGAGCTGCCCAGCGAAAAGCCCGACGTCAATTGCCTGTTCAGAATCCTGCGCTTCCTCGTTGCCAAGAATTTTTTCAGGGCCGAAACGAGCGAAGGGGCGAATGAGGTGAGATACGGGCTAACCCCCGTTTCTAAATGGATGGTAAAAGACGGCGGGGCGGCGCCCTCTCTCTCCATGGCTACCATACTGCTTATGCACAACGACATGACGACAATGGCCACGTGGCACCATCTCAACGAGAGCGTCCTCCACGGTGGCGTGGCTTTCGAGAAGGCTCACGGCCTCCATATGGGGGACTATATGGCCGCGCAGCCTCATTACAAAGACCACTTCTACAAAGCCTGGGAGTGCAACAACAAAATCGTGATGAAGGCCATCTTGTCTAAATACGAGGGGTTTCAGGGCTTGAATTCCTTGGTAGACGTTGCAGGCCGCACAGGGGCAGATCTTGCAGAGATTGTGAAGGCCTATCCAACTATTAGTGGCATCAATTACGATCTTCCCAATGTCATAGCTACGGCTCCTCATTTCCCAGGTATGATTTAACTAAGAAAAGAGTTGGGCTTAAGTGGGCTTTCTctttttttgattgatttgatagtttTTTTCAGGGGTAAAGCATGTGGGAGGAGACATGTTGAAAGGTGTGCCATCCGGGGACGCTGTATTCATGAAGGTCGGTGGATTGACTTTGGTGCTTGTTTTTGTATGTAGgagggctttttttttttttacagaggGTGGTTTCTCAATGTTTTTACTTTTCTTAAAAATTTGCAGTGGATCTTGCATGATTGGTCAAACGAGGACTGCGTGAAAATTCTGAAGCAGTGCAGAAAGGCGATTCCAGAGACAGGGAAGGTGCTAATTGTGGATACGGTTCTGAACGCCCGAGAGAAGACGGCGGTGGATCCTAGTTTGGGTTTCGCGTATGATCTGGCAAAACTTGCGTTTACTAGCCATGGTGGGAGAGAGAGAAGTGAGGAGGAGTGGAAGAATGTGTTAAAGGAAGGAGGATTTCCTCGTTCAAATATCATTGCCATTCCAACACTGGCGTCTCTGATTGAAGCTTTTCCTTATTAGCCGCTTTTGTGTATCTATGCACAGTGTAATTGCTTGCTTCACTTATTAGTTCTCATATGTTCCACCTTCTTATCGCCTTAGGTATCATGAGAGCATAGACTACCAATTGTGTTACAGAAAGAGTCTAAAATAATGTTGGTTCTAAAAATAGGAGACTCTACAGGCTAAGACTGTTTTTAAGCCTATGAGAAATTAAGAATATTCTATATTTAAGACCGTCCTTGGCTTTTCATGGCCTGCTTTGCTGTTTGCTGCCTTATGAGTCTTTTTTATTGTCTAGCTACCGTGTTTTGGGCCTCTCTTGCATGGTAGTAAACTAATTTGTTGGCGTTCAAGGGTTAAGGTCATCTATATGAGATTTAAAATTGATATGAAATCTCATATGGTAAAATTTAAGAATCTTCTTATAGGGAAGATATTATGGAGAATGATCAACAAAGCAGAATTTCAATAAAATGATAACGAAAACAAATTCTGGAAATGTAAATTGAAGTAAACAAAAGATAATATTGTTAGTCCCTGCCTTATAAGGCAGGAGACTAATGTTTTCAGTGCCACCGATTGCAATTAATTTGTGCATTGGCAATTTTTTGAAACAATATAAACTATAGTTTGATGTTaatatttctattaatttttttttattattatttttgatattttctgattgGCCATTGAAATTTTCCTGGGGTTTTAAATGaatttttagaaaaaatcaaaTCATCGATAAATAAACAGCTTGCTAATTCGTGTTTGATCGGCTCACCCATATTTAATAGAATTCTGACAGATCATAGCTGGAATGCAGTGTTGAGTGTTCATTGAGTACGGTCCAGAATAATTGTATTGAATGCCTATTAAATGCTTTCTCTTGAACCTTCCATCAGTAGTTTTCTTAGAGGTCAAGTTTGCTTATCTGCTTTTCCACATTCTCGTTGATTTCAGGGGCATATTCGATGGGCTTCTGCAGAGATTTATGAATGCTGAATCCTTGACGGGTATGAAAAATTTTGCTACCCGCTGCTATCTGATTACATGCATTTTTGTTCAaatattttgttgtatttggacaAGCATTTTCAGTAATTTGACATCACTTTCTATTAAATAACAAATAACACCTTCCAAACAGTTGGAAAAGTCGATTGAAAAATAATCTACAGAGTCATTATTCTAGAAGATTTTTTATGTTATCATTGTCTATGTGAAACAATTGATTTTACTGCAAATGGTGTTACAGTACATGTAAGATAAcaatgcaacacaaaatcaatGTCTCTAGGGCTAAATGAAGGCTTCTAGCAAAGGCTTATCATAAATCAAGcataatttttgaaagaaaatggggTCATATATTAAGATAAAAGATTTCACACTGTGAGTGATGCTACAATACGGAATGCTTATTTAGTAGGTTTCTGTCAAAATTGTAAAGTTTGAACATGAAATTGGCATACATATACTATTTTCTGCACAAAGAAAACTAAAACCCCATCAAAAG encodes:
- the LOC131073518 gene encoding (R,S)-reticuline 7-O-methyltransferase gives rise to the protein MNDPAADMERHTGEICADSMFESGEEELAGQAEAWKYTFAFVESLAVKSVVLLGIPDIIARHGPKATLSLSQIAAELPSEKPDVNCLFRILRFLVAKNFFRAETSEGANEVRYGLTPVSKWMVKDGGAAPSLSMATILLMHNDMTTMATWHHLNESVLHGGVAFEKAHGLHMGDYMAAQPHYKDHFYKAWECNNKIVMKAILSKYEGFQGLNSLVDVAGRTGADLAEIVKAYPTISGINYDLPNVIATAPHFPGVKHVGGDMLKGVPSGDAVFMKWILHDWSNEDCVKILKQCRKAIPETGKVLIVDTVLNAREKTAVDPSLGFAYDLAKLAFTSHGGRERSEEEWKNVLKEGGFPRSNIIAIPTLASLIEAFPY